A region of Vibrio tubiashii ATCC 19109 DNA encodes the following proteins:
- the torS gene encoding TMAO reductase system sensor histidine kinase/response regulator TorS, with protein sequence MLLAKASIGRKLLLSFLAMALLVLISALIGMFGFSSVAKTERNVVNSAIPSMIEARQVSELSSRIISSVQTLSNAKTEAERQESGKELFSQLETLLTHIKQLGSDSFDSSLLDRLESDVQGVIDTLAKLGIVVERRLFLSDDLAIRTQELRKLARELEQLTRTQVANTSTIAVANVTHIYALLEKNKKDQAYQALDTLVEVDLDLAERLHELHLLAFKLLNHIEETRTISDIDRIRTIRQEFNNNLSIMKRRVQAVEDPTRSAQMTALLDKLEQREVVFDVLTQRYENELSAQQLMQDTLTQFSTLNTTVNKLVDDSNSATTRAVAELKTTLNYAQLTLTIITILGMLIVVIIVWKVVYVSVVKRLAEYSSALLSIAKGQLEVDLKVRGSDELAHMGQAIITARNTAKALKVVAESEAAAKRELEEHKGHLEELVAERTHQLQNANTRLNEEVENHARARQEAEQASRAKSAFLATMSHEIRTPMNGVLGTARLLKDAGLNSTQAHYVDVINRSGTTLLAILNDVLDYSKIEAGHLEIRPVDFNLPAMVDDTKQLLLGRAKEKSLQLEYCIESDVEKYWFGDVTRISQVLNNLVGNAIKFTEQGNVDIYVSLDPDTPQHIMFEVSDTGVGISADEQLTLFDAFTQAAGGMGSKGGTGLGLAISKRIVEAMGGQLFVDSSVGEGSCFWFSIPLTLGQEFEELEVTTDCRIKAKVLLVEDNPVNCMVAEGFLKSMNHEVHTAVTGEKAFSLFKQEQFDLVLMDINLPDCNGAELLKDFKTYELGQGTTNVVPMIAVSAHVYNEEVESYLAAGFDGYLPKPLDKDQLCQVIQNSLEGKPLLLAQSDDCDVEIGMQKRSIINPNVILADMEVLGRDKMKEISLMFNQGADEILEQLDAAAKQENQHNTVQLAHKLKGSAGSLGLDSLYDLCLEIEKSPNPLECYQQHKAGLTLLVSQSNEALKELLD encoded by the coding sequence CGGATCATCTCATCTGTACAGACACTCTCGAACGCTAAAACTGAAGCAGAACGTCAAGAGTCAGGTAAAGAGCTCTTTTCGCAACTCGAAACCTTGCTCACGCATATAAAGCAGTTGGGTTCGGATTCGTTTGACTCGTCATTGCTAGATAGATTGGAATCAGACGTACAAGGTGTTATTGATACGTTGGCAAAACTGGGAATTGTTGTCGAAAGACGGTTATTTCTTAGTGATGATCTTGCGATAAGAACTCAAGAGCTAAGAAAACTAGCGAGGGAGTTAGAGCAGCTTACTCGTACACAAGTTGCAAACACGTCGACCATTGCTGTAGCTAACGTTACGCATATCTATGCGCTGCTGGAAAAAAACAAAAAAGATCAGGCTTATCAGGCGCTCGATACTTTAGTGGAAGTCGATCTCGATTTGGCTGAGCGTTTACACGAGCTCCATCTACTCGCTTTTAAGCTTCTTAATCATATTGAAGAGACACGCACGATCTCTGATATTGATCGTATTCGCACCATACGCCAAGAATTCAACAACAACTTGAGCATTATGAAGCGTCGAGTTCAAGCGGTAGAAGATCCAACGCGTTCCGCTCAGATGACGGCCTTACTTGATAAGTTAGAACAAAGGGAAGTGGTGTTTGATGTTCTCACTCAACGTTATGAGAACGAACTTTCAGCACAGCAGTTGATGCAAGATACGCTTACCCAGTTTTCGACACTAAACACAACGGTAAACAAGCTTGTCGATGATTCGAACTCGGCAACGACACGTGCCGTCGCTGAGTTAAAAACCACACTAAATTACGCACAGTTGACCCTAACGATCATCACAATATTGGGTATGTTGATAGTGGTCATTATCGTGTGGAAGGTCGTCTATGTATCGGTCGTTAAACGACTCGCTGAGTACTCTTCAGCGTTGCTTTCGATTGCCAAAGGACAGCTTGAAGTTGACCTCAAAGTGAGAGGGAGCGACGAGCTGGCTCATATGGGCCAAGCGATAATTACCGCGCGCAACACAGCGAAAGCGTTAAAGGTGGTTGCAGAGAGTGAAGCGGCCGCCAAGAGAGAATTGGAAGAACACAAAGGTCATCTTGAAGAGCTAGTTGCTGAGCGAACACATCAGCTGCAAAATGCCAATACCCGCCTAAATGAGGAAGTAGAGAACCACGCCAGAGCGCGTCAAGAAGCCGAGCAAGCTAGCCGAGCTAAATCCGCCTTCTTAGCTACAATGAGCCATGAAATTCGTACACCGATGAATGGCGTTCTTGGTACAGCACGCCTGCTTAAAGATGCCGGTCTCAACAGTACCCAAGCGCACTATGTTGACGTGATCAATCGCAGCGGTACGACACTATTAGCCATTCTCAACGATGTTTTAGATTACTCAAAAATAGAGGCGGGACATCTTGAGATCCGCCCGGTTGATTTTAATCTTCCTGCGATGGTCGATGATACCAAGCAACTGCTATTGGGCAGAGCGAAGGAAAAGTCCTTGCAGCTTGAGTACTGTATCGAAAGCGATGTTGAAAAATACTGGTTTGGTGACGTGACTCGTATCAGTCAGGTTCTCAATAATCTGGTTGGTAACGCGATTAAGTTTACCGAACAAGGCAATGTCGATATCTATGTGTCGCTTGATCCAGATACTCCACAGCACATCATGTTCGAGGTTTCCGATACCGGAGTGGGGATCAGTGCAGACGAACAACTGACCTTGTTTGATGCGTTTACCCAAGCAGCTGGTGGCATGGGATCAAAAGGCGGGACGGGCTTAGGCTTAGCGATCAGTAAGCGAATTGTTGAAGCAATGGGCGGACAATTGTTTGTAGACTCAAGCGTCGGTGAAGGTAGCTGTTTTTGGTTTTCTATCCCACTAACACTAGGTCAGGAGTTTGAAGAGCTAGAAGTAACCACTGATTGTCGAATCAAAGCTAAGGTTTTGCTTGTCGAAGATAATCCGGTCAATTGCATGGTTGCAGAAGGGTTCTTGAAAAGTATGAACCACGAGGTACATACAGCAGTGACTGGCGAAAAGGCCTTCTCTTTGTTTAAACAAGAGCAGTTCGATTTGGTGTTGATGGATATAAATCTCCCCGATTGTAACGGCGCAGAATTACTCAAAGATTTTAAGACATATGAGCTTGGTCAAGGGACTACAAACGTTGTTCCGATGATTGCCGTCTCTGCGCACGTATACAACGAAGAGGTTGAAAGTTACTTAGCAGCAGGCTTTGATGGTTACTTACCTAAACCATTAGATAAGGATCAATTATGCCAAGTAATTCAAAATAGTTTAGAAGGGAAGCCTCTGTTACTTGCCCAAAGTGATGATTGTGATGTAGAAATAGGCATGCAAAAACGGTCAATTATTAATCCGAATGTTATTCTGGCTGATATGGAAGTATTAGGCAGAGACAAAATGAAAGAAATCAGCCTGATGTTTAATCAGGGGGCTGATGAAATACTTGAACAACTCGATGCCGCTGCTAAACAAGAGAATCAGCATAACACGGTACAGTTAGCACATAAGTTAAAAGGTTCTGCGGGCAGCTTAGGCTTAGACTCTTTATACGATCTTTGCTTGGAGATAGAAAAGTCTCCCAACCCCTTAGAGTGTTATCAACAACACAAAGCCGGGTTAACTTTGCTTGTTTCGCAATCGAACGAGGCACTGAAAGAATTATTAGATTAG
- a CDS encoding GNAT family N-acetyltransferase gives MNQIESKKLSMAQITEDDWALFERLNQDEDVIRYAFDKPSTEQIRERFTSRLPAWSWPDSHWLCLVIREKESGDAVGVTGLCVSEQSKDEVEVGYLLLPEFHGKGYGTESLVALIDHATSEFPIKTVNAIVTDGNIASCKVLEKAGFTLAEREKDAYLLGGKYYDDLIYRFQVSA, from the coding sequence ATGAACCAAATTGAATCAAAAAAACTTTCCATGGCTCAGATCACGGAAGATGATTGGGCGCTGTTTGAACGATTAAATCAAGATGAAGATGTGATTCGTTACGCTTTCGATAAACCGTCTACTGAGCAAATCCGAGAGCGTTTTACATCGAGGTTACCCGCGTGGAGCTGGCCGGACAGCCATTGGTTGTGTCTGGTGATTCGAGAAAAAGAGTCCGGTGATGCTGTTGGCGTGACAGGCTTGTGTGTCTCTGAACAAAGCAAGGATGAAGTAGAAGTAGGTTATCTATTACTGCCAGAATTCCACGGTAAAGGCTATGGAACGGAGTCTTTAGTTGCTTTGATTGATCATGCTACTAGTGAGTTTCCGATTAAAACGGTCAATGCGATTGTGACCGACGGAAACATTGCTTCATGCAAAGTGCTTGAGAAAGCTGGCTTTACCTTAGCTGAACGTGAAAAAGATGCCTATTTACTAGGTGGTAAATACTACGATGACTTAATTTATCGTTTTCAGGTATCGGCCTAA
- a CDS encoding lysoplasmalogenase, whose protein sequence is MWLLITLTCAIHVWSINQSNRWIFYLSKPTPIFLMSIIVFGNQLAQATYALWIGVGLILSCIGDIFLMHPKDKFIQGLSVFLLAHFAYSIAFFSAVDMQINVWILLTLLAIGTLVYLLLLPNLGRWKLPIAVYSLGILMMAWGTIEHWNSSLGSGAGYAVLGAFIFIVSDVVLAVDRFRSHSAYSRHVVMITYYTAQTLLTLSVVTS, encoded by the coding sequence ATGTGGCTATTAATTACCCTAACGTGCGCAATACACGTATGGAGTATTAACCAAAGCAATCGTTGGATTTTTTATTTATCGAAGCCGACACCGATCTTTCTTATGTCTATTATTGTCTTTGGCAATCAACTAGCCCAGGCAACCTACGCCCTGTGGATTGGCGTTGGCCTGATCTTATCTTGCATAGGCGACATTTTTTTAATGCACCCAAAAGATAAGTTTATACAAGGTCTTAGCGTTTTTTTACTTGCCCACTTTGCTTATAGCATCGCATTTTTCAGTGCGGTAGATATGCAAATTAATGTCTGGATATTGTTAACACTCCTTGCGATTGGAACGCTTGTGTATCTACTGTTATTGCCAAACTTAGGTCGTTGGAAGCTACCTATCGCCGTCTATAGCTTAGGAATATTGATGATGGCTTGGGGCACCATTGAGCATTGGAATTCATCTTTAGGCTCTGGTGCGGGCTATGCCGTGTTAGGCGCATTCATTTTCATCGTGTCGGATGTTGTACTGGCGGTGGATCGTTTTCGTAGCCACTCAGCATACTCGCGTCACGTTGTGATGATCACCTATTACACGGCTCAAACCTTGCTGACTTTGTCAGTCGTCACTTCTTAG
- a CDS encoding iron-containing alcohol dehydrogenase — MQFSYVNPTQIQFGQGQIQSIQSIIPTDQKVLVIYGGGSIKSNGVYDQVSQALSNHTWSEFSGVEPNPTKETLDKAVALVKQQGINFILAVGGGSVIDGSKYVAAAAKYDGDGWDIMVGKHQVTEAVPLGAILTLPATGSESNMGAVITKAETHDKLPFMTPHVQPKFAVMDPDVMKTLPEKQLINGIVDAWVHVCEQYLTNQHGAMVQDGYAEALLKNLKVLGAEFAQRDNDQWRANLMWTANQALNGLIGSGVPQDWATHMIGHEFTALWGVDHARSLAIVQPSLLRNQFAVKKTKLEQMGINVFGLEATDDLAEQTIVAIESFYQSLGVATQFSEYETDKEQAVDSVINQLTQHGMVALGENQAINLEQSRKILDLAIA, encoded by the coding sequence ATGCAATTTTCATACGTTAACCCAACCCAAATTCAATTTGGTCAAGGTCAAATTCAAAGCATTCAATCCATCATCCCTACCGATCAAAAAGTACTTGTTATTTACGGTGGCGGTTCAATTAAAAGCAATGGTGTTTATGATCAGGTTTCGCAGGCTCTGAGCAACCACACTTGGAGTGAATTTTCCGGCGTAGAGCCAAACCCAACAAAAGAAACTCTCGATAAAGCCGTGGCTTTAGTCAAGCAACAAGGTATCAACTTCATACTGGCAGTGGGCGGTGGTTCGGTCATCGATGGCTCAAAATATGTCGCGGCTGCTGCGAAATATGACGGTGATGGTTGGGACATTATGGTTGGCAAACATCAAGTAACTGAAGCCGTGCCGCTAGGCGCTATCTTAACGTTGCCAGCTACAGGGTCAGAGTCAAACATGGGCGCTGTGATTACAAAAGCAGAAACTCACGACAAACTCCCGTTCATGACACCGCATGTACAGCCTAAGTTTGCGGTCATGGACCCAGATGTAATGAAAACTCTGCCAGAGAAGCAATTAATCAATGGTATTGTCGATGCATGGGTTCATGTCTGCGAGCAGTACTTAACTAACCAACACGGCGCTATGGTTCAAGATGGTTACGCAGAAGCGCTGCTTAAAAACTTAAAAGTGTTAGGTGCTGAATTTGCACAGCGCGACAATGATCAGTGGCGTGCAAACTTGATGTGGACAGCGAACCAAGCACTTAATGGGTTAATTGGCTCGGGCGTTCCGCAAGATTGGGCGACGCATATGATCGGTCACGAATTTACGGCGCTTTGGGGTGTTGATCACGCACGCTCACTCGCTATCGTACAGCCTTCTTTGCTACGTAATCAATTTGCCGTTAAGAAGACAAAACTAGAACAGATGGGTATTAACGTATTTGGTCTAGAAGCGACAGACGATCTTGCTGAGCAAACCATAGTAGCGATTGAATCTTTCTACCAATCGCTAGGTGTTGCCACTCAATTTAGTGAGTACGAAACTGATAAAGAACAGGCCGTTGACTCTGTGATTAATCAACTGACGCAACACGGCATGGTTGCACTGGGCGAAAACCAAGCGATCAACTTAGAGCAAAGCCGTAAGATCCTTGACCTTGCTATTGCGTAA
- a CDS encoding AraC family transcriptional regulator codes for MSLAELMQQYVDMKGFDQLEGIAKTEIEGLYFYRSSQGNTRRPFVYQSGVIVLGQGKKNIYLGNQPVQYGPDDYLVVGVPMPLECEAIAVDGEPLLGLSIDIDPQVLHRLVNKLETMNCYKPCADGSVRSGLKSVAMDDDMLGVCKRLMKALCNPIELAVLGDSLMEELAFRALMSKEGHVLFDLARHEGHYARVAKALDYLHQNYTASVTVQDLAEQANMSVSAFHQAFRSVTLASPIQYIKKVRLDKARELIQLEGVKVGEAARLVGYNSTSQFSREFKRHFNETPKAKLVS; via the coding sequence ATGTCACTCGCAGAACTTATGCAGCAATACGTCGATATGAAAGGTTTCGATCAACTCGAAGGCATTGCTAAAACTGAAATCGAAGGGCTCTACTTTTATCGAAGTAGTCAGGGAAACACGCGTCGACCTTTTGTCTATCAATCTGGCGTTATTGTGCTTGGACAAGGTAAAAAGAACATCTACCTTGGTAATCAGCCTGTTCAATATGGACCTGATGACTATCTCGTTGTCGGCGTACCAATGCCTTTAGAGTGTGAAGCAATCGCTGTTGATGGAGAACCCTTGCTAGGTTTAAGTATCGATATTGACCCACAAGTACTGCACCGGCTCGTGAACAAGCTGGAAACTATGAACTGTTACAAGCCTTGTGCCGATGGCAGTGTACGTTCCGGTCTTAAATCTGTTGCTATGGATGACGATATGCTCGGTGTCTGCAAAAGGTTGATGAAAGCACTTTGTAATCCGATTGAGCTAGCGGTGTTAGGCGATAGTTTGATGGAGGAGTTAGCGTTTAGAGCCTTAATGAGCAAAGAAGGCCATGTGTTATTCGATCTCGCTCGCCATGAGGGGCATTACGCACGAGTGGCAAAAGCGCTTGATTACCTCCATCAGAACTATACAGCTTCCGTAACAGTGCAAGATCTTGCTGAACAAGCAAATATGAGTGTTTCTGCGTTTCACCAAGCCTTTAGGAGTGTCACCTTAGCATCACCAATCCAGTACATTAAAAAGGTGCGATTGGATAAAGCGCGGGAGCTGATACAGTTAGAGGGGGTTAAAGTTGGAGAAGCCGCTCGTTTAGTGGGATACAACAGTACTTCTCAGTTCTCTAGGGAGTTTAAACGCCACTTCAATGAAACCCCGAAAGCCAAACTTGTTAGCTAA
- a CDS encoding chitinase C-terminal domain-containing protein, with protein MHKSTSGTARRVFTLSTLSASCLMAFNSYAAVDCSPLGAWDSSTIYNTGDQVQHLGEGYQANYWTQGNNPTQTSGEWGHWKHLGACDATGGNEPPTVSVTSPLASDAITQGDAVTISASASDVDGTVTKVEFSVDGVVVGQATQAPYSVAWTATVGSHQIGAVSYDDAGAQSTVSSVTINVVSANPDNIAPTVDVALSTNSVDVGSAVTLTANAADADGSVDKVDFYVGGSLVGTAATAPYTLNYTTVQAGNLAVYAVATDNLGASTNSTPVTLVVNGVPPVANCRPDGLYQTQGVNVPYCTVYDGEGREQMGADHPRRVIGYFTSWRAGDDPQASYLVKDIPWEQLTHINYAFVGIGSDGKVNLGDVNDPNNAATSKEWPGVDIDPTLGFKGHFGALATYKQRYGVKTLISIGGWAETGGHFDANGNRVADGGFYTMTTNVDGSINHAGIEKFAASAVEMMRTYKFDGLDIDYEYPTSMAGAGNPYDKAFMEPRRPYLWASYQELMKVLREKLDAASAQDGIHYMLTIAAPSSGYLLRGMETFDITKYLDYVNIMSYDLHGAWNDHVGHNAALFDTGEDSELAQWNVYGTAAYGGIGYLNTDWAYHYFRGSMPAGRINIGVPYYTRGWQDVTGGTNGLWGRAALPNQAQCPEGTGEGEKNNCGNGAMGIDNMWHDKDPQGNEMGAGSGPMWHAKNLEKGVWGTYSAAYGLDPVNDPSDQLVGTYTRHYDSVAVAPWLWNAQKNVFLSTEDEASVSVKADYVINKEIGGIMFWELAGDYNCYLIENGQRTSVDLTEQACANGTGEYHMGNTMTKAIYDKFKSATPYGNKVSTGAIPTEAVDIAVTIGGFKVGDQNYPINPKVTFTNNTGQAIPGGTEFQFDIPVSAPDNAKDQSGGGLKVIASGHTRANNIGGLDGPMHRVAFSLPSWKELPVGGTYELDMVYYLPISGPANYTVNLSGVDYAFKFEQPDLPLADLSNGGNNGGSNGGNTGTVTAWEPGVTQAINGDTYSYNGKCFVAKNNPGTWESPTQSNWFWDEVTCPQ; from the coding sequence ATGCATAAATCAACGTCAGGAACGGCTAGAAGAGTATTTACCCTTAGTACTCTTAGCGCGTCATGTTTAATGGCATTTAACAGTTACGCCGCAGTTGACTGCAGCCCTCTCGGAGCTTGGGATTCATCGACCATTTATAACACTGGTGATCAAGTTCAACACTTGGGCGAGGGTTATCAGGCTAATTATTGGACGCAAGGAAATAACCCAACCCAAACGTCGGGCGAATGGGGTCACTGGAAACATTTAGGAGCGTGTGATGCTACTGGAGGAAATGAGCCTCCAACGGTGTCAGTGACGTCTCCTCTTGCCTCTGATGCAATCACTCAAGGTGACGCTGTCACTATTTCTGCAAGCGCGTCAGATGTCGATGGAACGGTCACCAAGGTGGAGTTTTCTGTTGATGGTGTTGTGGTTGGTCAAGCGACACAAGCTCCTTATAGTGTGGCTTGGACCGCTACCGTTGGCAGTCATCAAATCGGTGCGGTTTCTTATGATGATGCGGGCGCTCAGAGTACAGTCAGTAGCGTGACAATAAATGTCGTCTCTGCAAATCCTGATAACATTGCACCAACAGTCGATGTTGCGCTATCGACCAACTCGGTAGATGTAGGAAGTGCAGTGACACTTACGGCTAATGCAGCGGATGCGGATGGGTCAGTTGATAAAGTAGACTTTTATGTTGGTGGTAGTTTGGTGGGTACTGCCGCTACTGCGCCTTACACTTTGAATTACACAACGGTGCAAGCTGGCAATCTTGCGGTGTATGCCGTTGCAACAGACAATCTAGGGGCGAGTACTAATTCGACGCCTGTTACTCTCGTCGTTAACGGTGTACCGCCGGTTGCTAATTGTCGTCCAGACGGTTTATATCAGACACAAGGCGTGAATGTTCCTTACTGTACCGTCTACGATGGCGAAGGTCGTGAGCAGATGGGAGCGGATCACCCGCGTCGCGTGATTGGATATTTCACTAGTTGGCGTGCGGGTGATGACCCACAAGCCTCATACCTCGTCAAAGATATTCCATGGGAACAACTGACTCATATTAATTATGCCTTTGTTGGTATTGGTTCTGATGGGAAAGTGAACTTAGGTGATGTCAACGATCCAAACAATGCAGCAACCAGTAAAGAATGGCCAGGGGTAGATATTGACCCAACACTGGGTTTTAAAGGGCACTTTGGTGCGTTAGCGACTTATAAACAGCGCTATGGTGTTAAGACGCTGATTTCTATTGGTGGCTGGGCTGAAACTGGTGGTCATTTTGATGCCAATGGTAATCGTGTTGCTGATGGTGGTTTCTACACCATGACAACCAATGTCGACGGATCAATTAACCACGCAGGTATAGAAAAATTTGCCGCTTCAGCCGTTGAAATGATGCGTACCTATAAGTTCGATGGTCTGGATATTGACTACGAATATCCGACGTCAATGGCAGGTGCAGGAAACCCTTATGATAAAGCCTTTATGGAGCCGCGACGCCCATATTTGTGGGCTTCTTACCAAGAGTTAATGAAAGTTTTACGTGAGAAGCTCGACGCAGCTTCAGCGCAAGACGGTATTCATTACATGTTAACTATTGCGGCGCCATCATCTGGATATCTATTGCGAGGCATGGAAACTTTTGATATCACCAAATACCTCGATTACGTCAACATCATGTCCTACGACCTACATGGAGCATGGAATGATCATGTAGGACACAATGCTGCGTTGTTCGATACAGGAGAAGACTCAGAGTTAGCGCAGTGGAATGTCTATGGTACGGCCGCCTATGGTGGTATTGGCTACTTGAACACCGACTGGGCTTACCACTATTTCCGCGGTTCGATGCCAGCAGGTCGTATCAACATTGGTGTTCCATACTACACTCGCGGTTGGCAAGATGTGACAGGTGGGACTAATGGTCTTTGGGGCCGCGCTGCCTTACCAAATCAAGCCCAATGCCCTGAAGGAACAGGGGAAGGCGAGAAGAACAATTGTGGTAATGGTGCGATGGGCATCGATAACATGTGGCATGATAAAGATCCTCAAGGCAACGAAATGGGGGCGGGCTCAGGCCCAATGTGGCATGCTAAAAACCTAGAGAAGGGAGTATGGGGTACGTACAGCGCCGCTTATGGCTTAGATCCTGTTAATGATCCGAGTGATCAATTGGTTGGCACCTATACAAGACACTATGACAGCGTTGCGGTTGCACCTTGGCTATGGAACGCACAAAAGAATGTTTTCCTTTCCACTGAAGATGAAGCTTCGGTTTCTGTTAAAGCGGACTACGTCATTAACAAAGAGATCGGTGGGATTATGTTCTGGGAGCTAGCAGGGGACTACAACTGTTATCTGATTGAGAATGGACAGCGTACCTCTGTCGACTTGACTGAGCAAGCCTGTGCAAATGGAACTGGTGAGTACCATATGGGTAACACCATGACGAAAGCTATCTACGATAAGTTTAAGTCTGCGACGCCATATGGCAATAAGGTTTCAACGGGCGCAATACCTACCGAGGCCGTTGATATAGCAGTGACGATCGGCGGCTTTAAAGTGGGTGATCAGAACTACCCAATCAACCCTAAAGTGACCTTCACGAACAATACAGGGCAAGCCATTCCTGGTGGTACTGAGTTCCAATTCGATATCCCAGTTTCGGCTCCTGATAATGCTAAAGATCAATCGGGTGGCGGGTTAAAAGTCATCGCGTCTGGCCACACAAGAGCGAACAACATTGGTGGCCTTGATGGACCAATGCACAGAGTCGCATTTAGTCTGCCAAGCTGGAAAGAACTGCCTGTCGGTGGGACTTACGAGCTTGATATGGTCTACTACCTACCTATCTCTGGGCCTGCGAATTACACTGTAAATCTGAGCGGAGTAGATTACGCATTTAAATTTGAGCAACCAGACTTACCGCTAGCGGATTTGTCTAATGGTGGAAACAACGGTGGTAGTAATGGAGGTAACACCGGTACTGTAACAGCATGGGAGCCAGGCGTGACCCAAGCAATCAATGGTGACACCTATTCTTACAATGGAAAATGTTTCGTTGCCAAGAATAATCCCGGTACATGGGAATCACCGACTCAGTCAAACTGGTTTTGGGATGAGGTTACTTGCCCTCAGTAA
- the glgC gene encoding glucose-1-phosphate adenylyltransferase: protein MQDTLTVILAGGMGSRLSPLTDDRAKPAVPFGGKYRIIDFTLTNCLHSGLRKILVLTQYKSHSLQKHLRDGWSLFNPELGEFISVVPPQMRGKGKWYEGTADAIYHNLWLLERSDAKHVIVLSGDHIYRMDYAEMLKDHIENGAKLTIASMDVARKDASAFGVLSVNDQGLVETFSEKPADPQSMPNKPDRSLASMGIYIFEMETLQRVLREDADNDFSSHDFGNDIIPRLIDEQCVYAYNFCSDRGRVARDCYWRDVGTIDSFYQANMDLLEPIPPMNLYQPNWGVRTYEPQLPPARTVSSATGNEGIFINSIIANGVINSGGSVQHSVISSNVRINDSATIVDSILFDDVEVGEGCKLVNCIIDKHVSIPAYTSIGLNAIEDAKRFHISENGIVVVPESYKF from the coding sequence ATGCAAGATACCCTTACCGTTATCTTAGCTGGGGGAATGGGCTCTCGCTTAAGCCCGCTTACGGATGACCGCGCTAAACCTGCCGTGCCTTTCGGAGGCAAGTACCGAATCATTGATTTTACCTTAACCAATTGCCTCCACTCTGGGCTTCGTAAGATATTGGTGCTTACACAATACAAATCTCACTCATTGCAAAAGCACCTGCGAGATGGATGGTCATTGTTTAATCCTGAGTTGGGCGAGTTTATTTCGGTCGTCCCACCTCAGATGCGTGGTAAAGGTAAATGGTATGAAGGGACAGCCGACGCAATCTACCACAACCTATGGCTATTGGAGCGAAGTGACGCTAAGCACGTTATCGTTTTATCTGGTGATCACATCTATCGCATGGACTATGCGGAAATGCTGAAAGACCATATTGAAAATGGCGCAAAGCTGACCATTGCATCTATGGATGTCGCGAGAAAAGACGCATCCGCATTTGGTGTTCTTTCTGTTAATGATCAAGGCTTAGTCGAGACCTTCTCCGAGAAACCCGCAGATCCACAATCCATGCCTAACAAGCCGGATCGTAGTTTAGCTTCTATGGGTATCTACATATTCGAGATGGAAACACTTCAGAGGGTGCTCAGAGAAGATGCTGATAATGACTTCTCTTCGCATGACTTTGGTAATGACATCATTCCTCGCTTAATCGATGAGCAATGCGTTTACGCTTACAACTTTTGCTCCGATCGTGGCCGTGTTGCTCGAGACTGCTATTGGCGAGATGTAGGAACAATCGATTCATTTTATCAGGCGAACATGGACTTGCTAGAGCCGATTCCACCGATGAATCTGTACCAACCTAACTGGGGGGTTCGTACTTATGAACCGCAGCTGCCCCCCGCACGAACCGTCTCCTCAGCAACGGGTAATGAAGGGATATTTATCAACTCGATTATCGCCAATGGCGTGATTAATTCCGGTGGTTCAGTGCAACACTCGGTGATTTCGTCCAATGTACGTATCAACGACAGTGCCACCATTGTAGACAGTATTTTATTTGATGATGTTGAAGTTGGTGAAGGATGTAAGTTGGTCAACTGCATCATTGATAAACATGTTTCAATTCCTGCCTATACTTCAATCGGATTAAATGCCATTGAAGATGCCAAACGATTCCACATCTCAGAGAACGGCATCGTGGTTGTTCCTGAAAGCTACAAATTTTAG